The following are from one region of the Rosistilla carotiformis genome:
- a CDS encoding enoyl-ACP reductase FabI, whose protein sequence is MTDFLKLSGRNILVMGVANKKSVAYHVAKTLEEVGANVIYSVRSEQRRESLAKLLPGREILICDVAQQVEIDALAAYISDNGWTIDGLLHSIAFADYSDGIKPFHETTRAQFLQAVDISCFSLVAICNALRGCFSDDASVVTIGISTTRMASESYGYMAPIKAALASSLAFLTKSFSKFSQVRFNSVAAGLLKTSASAGIPGYVDSYLFAESVIPRGKAVSTSEVADTAAFLLSPRSSGICAQQLIVDAGMEINYFDQDVVRRATDH, encoded by the coding sequence ATGACCGATTTTCTGAAACTCAGTGGCCGCAACATCTTGGTGATGGGCGTTGCCAACAAGAAGAGCGTCGCCTATCACGTCGCCAAGACGCTGGAAGAGGTCGGGGCCAACGTGATCTATTCGGTGCGTAGCGAGCAGCGACGCGAGTCGTTGGCGAAGTTGTTGCCGGGCCGCGAGATCCTGATTTGCGACGTCGCGCAGCAGGTGGAGATCGATGCCTTGGCCGCCTATATCAGCGACAACGGCTGGACGATCGATGGCCTTCTGCACTCGATCGCCTTCGCCGATTACAGCGATGGGATCAAACCGTTTCACGAAACGACGCGAGCTCAGTTCCTGCAAGCTGTCGACATTTCGTGCTTCTCGTTGGTGGCGATCTGCAACGCGCTCCGCGGCTGTTTTTCCGACGACGCCAGCGTCGTCACGATTGGAATCAGCACGACGCGGATGGCGAGCGAGAGCTACGGTTACATGGCTCCGATCAAAGCTGCGTTGGCTTCATCGTTGGCGTTTCTGACGAAGTCGTTCAGTAAGTTCTCGCAGGTTCGCTTCAATTCGGTCGCCGCCGGTCTACTGAAGACCAGCGCGTCGGCGGGGATCCCCGGCTATGTCGATTCGTACCTATTCGCGGAATCGGTGATCCCGCGTGGCAAAGCGGTATCGACTAGCGAAGTCGCCGACACCGCGGCGTTTCTGTTGAGCCCACGGTCATCGGGAATCTGCGCTCAGCAATTGATCGTCGATGCCGGCATGGAGATCAATTACTTCGATCAAGATGTCGTTCGCCGCGCGACCGATCACTGA
- a CDS encoding 3-hydroxyacyl-ACP dehydratase FabZ family protein — MTAEKIEAAIPHRLPMRLLDEIVEQTEKTIVCKKSFHSDEFFVQGHFPGYPIVPGVIQCECCLQAGAILLSKQTPQDGSVVPVATRMDNVKFKKMVRPGDTVEIHVTLNEQFSNAFYMTGKVMLDGKLAARLDFACSVATPEEG; from the coding sequence ATGACTGCTGAAAAGATTGAAGCCGCCATCCCTCACCGCTTGCCGATGCGTCTGTTGGACGAAATCGTCGAACAGACCGAGAAGACGATCGTTTGCAAGAAGAGTTTTCACAGCGACGAATTTTTCGTGCAGGGGCATTTTCCCGGCTACCCGATTGTACCGGGGGTGATTCAATGCGAATGCTGTTTGCAGGCCGGGGCGATCCTGTTGAGCAAGCAGACGCCGCAGGACGGTTCGGTCGTTCCGGTGGCGACGCGGATGGACAACGTCAAATTCAAGAAGATGGTTCGTCCGGGGGATACCGTTGAGATCCACGTCACGCTGAACGAACAATTCTCCAACGCCTTCTATATGACGGGCAAGGTGATGTTGGACGGCAAGCTGGCCGCTCGGTTGGACTTTGCATGCAGTGTTGCGACGCCTGAGGAGGGCTAG
- a CDS encoding lactate racemase domain-containing protein yields the protein MTTYFARGSETAELSTADLREGLEKLFTDRGRPSKALAIPPDYSRLPSRAGEITCLCHELLGDAMVDVMPALGTHKPMSPEQLAHMFPSLPTDLIREHNWRNDVVTLGDVDADFVSQATEGIYSEPWPAQVNRLLLEGGHDMILSIGQVVPHEVIGMANYNKNIFVGTGGVKGINESHFLSAAYGMERTMGRADTPLRKILNRAQDLFCKEMPLVYILTVIGQQPDGSLVTRGLYIGDDHDTFFEAAELALKVNFTVLERAPKKMVCYLDPSEFHSTWIGNKSIYRTRLAIEDEGELIVLGPAVRMFGEDEAIDGLIRKYGYQPSARVMELVQQNEDLRNNLSAAAHLIHGSSENRFSVTYAPGELSQQEIESVGYNYGNVKSLMEKYPPEKLNDGWHTDSDGEEFYFIKNPALGLWASPGRV from the coding sequence ATGACCACCTACTTTGCCCGTGGCTCTGAAACCGCCGAACTCTCGACCGCCGATCTGCGAGAGGGCTTAGAAAAGCTGTTCACCGACCGCGGCCGCCCCAGCAAAGCCCTGGCGATTCCCCCGGACTACAGCCGCCTGCCCAGCCGCGCCGGCGAAATCACCTGCCTCTGCCACGAACTGCTCGGCGATGCGATGGTCGATGTGATGCCCGCCTTGGGAACGCACAAACCGATGTCGCCGGAACAGTTGGCGCACATGTTCCCCAGCCTGCCAACCGATCTGATCCGCGAGCACAATTGGCGAAACGATGTCGTCACCCTGGGCGATGTCGATGCCGATTTCGTCAGCCAAGCGACCGAGGGAATTTATTCGGAGCCGTGGCCGGCGCAGGTCAACCGCCTGCTGCTCGAAGGAGGCCACGACATGATCCTCTCGATCGGCCAAGTCGTTCCGCACGAAGTGATCGGAATGGCCAACTACAACAAGAACATCTTTGTTGGCACCGGCGGCGTGAAGGGGATCAACGAGAGCCACTTCCTGAGTGCGGCTTACGGCATGGAACGGACGATGGGACGCGCCGACACGCCGCTGCGAAAGATCCTCAATCGCGCTCAAGACCTGTTCTGCAAAGAGATGCCGCTGGTCTACATCCTGACCGTCATCGGCCAACAGCCCGATGGATCGCTGGTCACCCGCGGCCTCTATATCGGCGACGATCACGACACCTTCTTCGAGGCGGCAGAGCTGGCCCTGAAAGTCAACTTCACCGTTTTGGAACGCGCCCCGAAAAAGATGGTCTGTTATCTCGACCCGTCCGAATTCCACAGCACTTGGATCGGCAACAAGTCGATCTACCGAACGCGATTGGCGATCGAAGACGAAGGGGAACTGATCGTCTTGGGTCCCGCCGTGCGGATGTTTGGCGAAGACGAAGCGATCGACGGGCTGATCCGCAAATACGGTTACCAACCAAGCGCCCGCGTGATGGAGTTGGTCCAACAGAACGAAGACCTTCGCAACAACCTCTCCGCCGCGGCTCACCTGATCCACGGCAGCAGCGAGAACCGCTTCAGCGTCACCTACGCTCCCGGCGAACTATCGCAGCAAGAGATCGAAAGCGTCGGCTACAACTACGGCAATGTGAAAAGCTTGATGGAAAAGTACCCACCGGAAAAACTGAACGACGGCTGGCACACCGACAGCGACGGCGAAGAGTTTTATTTCATCAAGAACCCAGCCCTCGGCCTCTGGGCCTCCCCCGGCCGCGTCTGA
- a CDS encoding F0F1 ATP synthase subunit epsilon: protein MAKLKCVVVTPEKTEIDREVDSLVLPLYDGAMGVLSGRAPLIGRLGFGQLELTDGSSTETYFVDGGFAQVENNVVSILTGRAMPVSDIVYADAEKDLAAALQLPANTEEQRQVRDASALRARGQMRISRK from the coding sequence GTGGCAAAGTTAAAGTGCGTTGTAGTGACGCCAGAGAAAACCGAGATCGATCGCGAAGTCGACAGTCTGGTGCTGCCATTGTACGACGGTGCGATGGGTGTACTTTCCGGACGCGCTCCGTTGATCGGACGCCTCGGGTTTGGACAACTTGAACTGACCGATGGTTCGTCGACCGAGACTTACTTCGTCGACGGCGGGTTTGCTCAAGTCGAAAACAACGTCGTCTCGATCCTCACCGGTCGAGCGATGCCGGTCAGCGACATCGTCTACGCCGATGCGGAGAAGGATTTGGCAGCCGCGTTGCAGTTGCCTGCGAACACCGAAGAGCAGCGTCAGGTCCGCGATGCGTCGGCGCTGCGAGCACGCGGTCAGATGCGTATCTCGCGCAAGTAA
- the atpD gene encoding F0F1 ATP synthase subunit beta: protein MSTVTENKPGRVTQIIGSTFDAEFPQDSLPKIYNALKITSEHKGVKVNLTGEVQQHLGGGRVRCVALGSTDGMIRGMEVIDTGSPITVPVGKGALARVFNVLGEPVDGRGPVESEERWPIHRQAPQISELSTNTELFETGIKVIDLLTPFVRGGKAGLFGGAGLGKTVILTELIARIASTHGGYSVFAGVGERTREGTDLWLEMQETEIGSTGRNVIEQTCMVFGQMNEPPGARLRVALSALTMAEYFRDTTGVDTLLFVDNIFRFSQAGSEVSALLGRMPSAVGYQPTLATEMGALQERISSTKKGAITSVQAVYVPADDPTDPAPATAFGQLDAFIYLERSISEKGIYPAIDPLASNSRILDPQYVGERHYTIARRVQTILQRYRELQDIIAILGVDELSESDKMIVHRARRIERFLSQPFLVAEKFIGKPGEVTSIADTIRSFEEICDGKWDHLPEQAFMYVGSIEQAEAQAKQMAEKAKK, encoded by the coding sequence ATGTCAACCGTCACTGAAAACAAGCCGGGCCGCGTTACGCAGATCATTGGATCGACGTTCGATGCGGAATTTCCGCAAGACTCGCTGCCAAAGATCTACAACGCGTTGAAGATCACGTCGGAGCACAAGGGTGTCAAAGTTAATTTGACAGGTGAAGTTCAACAGCACCTTGGCGGCGGACGCGTCCGCTGCGTCGCGTTGGGTAGCACCGACGGCATGATTCGCGGCATGGAAGTGATCGACACCGGTTCGCCGATCACCGTTCCTGTGGGCAAGGGTGCTTTGGCTCGCGTCTTCAACGTCTTGGGTGAACCCGTCGACGGTCGCGGTCCTGTGGAATCCGAAGAGCGTTGGCCGATCCATCGTCAAGCTCCCCAGATCTCGGAGCTGTCGACGAACACTGAATTGTTCGAAACCGGTATCAAGGTGATCGATCTGCTGACCCCGTTTGTTCGCGGTGGTAAAGCGGGGCTGTTTGGTGGTGCGGGACTGGGCAAGACGGTTATCTTGACCGAGTTGATCGCTCGTATCGCTTCGACTCACGGTGGTTATTCGGTATTCGCGGGTGTCGGTGAACGAACTCGTGAAGGAACCGACCTGTGGTTGGAAATGCAAGAGACGGAGATCGGTTCGACCGGTCGTAACGTTATCGAACAAACTTGCATGGTCTTCGGCCAGATGAATGAGCCGCCAGGGGCTCGTTTGCGTGTTGCCTTGTCGGCGTTGACGATGGCTGAATATTTCCGTGACACCACCGGCGTCGATACGCTGTTGTTTGTCGATAACATCTTCCGCTTCTCGCAAGCTGGTTCGGAAGTATCGGCGTTGTTGGGACGGATGCCTTCGGCTGTGGGTTACCAACCGACGCTGGCGACCGAAATGGGAGCTTTGCAAGAGCGAATTTCGTCGACCAAGAAGGGTGCGATCACATCGGTTCAAGCGGTCTACGTTCCTGCGGATGATCCGACCGATCCGGCTCCTGCGACGGCGTTTGGTCAGTTGGACGCGTTCATCTACCTGGAACGTTCGATCTCGGAAAAGGGTATCTACCCTGCGATCGATCCATTGGCTTCGAACAGCCGTATTCTGGATCCGCAGTACGTCGGCGAACGTCACTACACGATCGCTCGTCGCGTTCAAACGATCCTGCAACGCTACCGCGAATTGCAAGATATCATCGCGATTCTGGGTGTCGACGAATTGAGCGAATCGGACAAGATGATCGTCCACCGCGCTCGTCGTATCGAACGCTTCCTGTCGCAACCGTTTTTGGTTGCCGAAAAATTCATCGGCAAACCGGGTGAAGTCACCTCGATTGCCGATACCATTCGCAGCTTCGAAGAGATCTGCGACGGCAAGTGGGATCATCTGCCAGAGCAAGCGTTCATGTACGTCGGTTCGATCGAACAGGCGGAAGCGCAAGCCAAGCAGATGGCAGAAAAGGCGAAGAAGTAG
- the atpG gene encoding ATP synthase F1 subunit gamma, whose translation MANARALDKRRKSIRNIRKITRTMELIATARFRKAMDRAAAATDYTERITQIVASLAAAGLEVQHPLLEARPDPRAASCLVLTSNRGLCGGYNSSIFRRALPRIEELRKTMDHLNIDVSGKRGIGAFKFRGIKTNDTYQQFDDQPKFAEVEQIANKYLAAYAAGEIDRLDVVYTKFHSVAKQEAVIETLLPLGSIDLDDEEATGLSADYEFLPSAESILEEVVPTSFKIRLFKCFLDAAVSEQVARMVAMKSATENAGEIIKQLSMTYNRARQSQITGEIMEIIGGVEALAN comes from the coding sequence ATGGCCAACGCCAGAGCACTTGATAAACGCCGGAAATCGATTCGCAACATCCGCAAGATCACGCGGACGATGGAATTGATCGCCACGGCGCGGTTTCGCAAAGCGATGGATCGAGCCGCTGCGGCGACCGATTACACCGAACGTATCACCCAAATCGTCGCCAGCCTTGCGGCAGCCGGTTTGGAAGTTCAACACCCGTTGCTCGAAGCACGTCCCGATCCGCGGGCGGCTTCCTGTTTGGTGCTGACCAGCAACCGCGGCCTGTGCGGCGGTTACAACAGCTCGATCTTCCGACGCGCGTTGCCACGGATCGAAGAACTCCGCAAGACGATGGATCACTTGAACATCGATGTCAGCGGCAAGCGTGGAATCGGTGCGTTTAAGTTCCGCGGGATCAAGACCAACGACACCTACCAACAGTTCGACGACCAGCCCAAGTTTGCCGAAGTCGAACAGATCGCCAACAAATATCTGGCGGCTTACGCTGCGGGTGAGATCGATCGTTTGGACGTCGTTTACACCAAGTTCCACAGCGTCGCTAAGCAGGAAGCGGTTATTGAGACGCTGTTGCCGCTCGGTTCGATCGATTTGGACGACGAAGAAGCGACCGGGTTGTCGGCCGATTATGAATTCCTGCCATCGGCGGAGAGCATTCTGGAAGAGGTCGTTCCAACGAGCTTCAAGATTCGATTGTTCAAATGCTTTCTGGACGCCGCGGTCAGCGAGCAGGTCGCACGGATGGTGGCGATGAAAAGCGCAACCGAAAACGCTGGCGAGATCATCAAGCAACTCTCCATGACCTACAATCGTGCTCGTCAATCGCAGATCACGGGCGAAATCATGGAAATCATCGGCGGCGTCGAAGCCTTGGCCAATTAA
- the atpA gene encoding F0F1 ATP synthase subunit alpha — protein MKFNSDEIASVLQQEIEQYESKVDVREVGTVLEVGDGIARVYGLSGVMAGEMVEFPNGSIGLAFNLEESSVGVIILGDYLTIEEGDEVKALGKLLSVPAGDAVAGRVLDPLGNPMDGKGPVQSDIRRDVEVIATGVSERQPVHEPLQTGIKAIDAMTPIGRGQRELIIGDRKTGKTAVAIDAIINQKGTGVKCFYVAIGQKDSAVATVVDALEKHGAMDYTTIIVAGASAPAPLQYVAPYAGTAMAEHFMFNGQHALIVYDDLSKQAVAYRQMSLLMRRPPGREAFPGDVFYCHSRLLERSSKLNDALGGGSLTSLPIIETLEGEVSAYIPTNVISITDGQIYLQPDLFFAGVRPAMNAGISVSRVGGAAQIKAMKKVAGGLRLQLAAFRALEAFAQLGTDLDAATQQELDRGYRMVELLKQPQYSPLDVSLQVISLYAGTKGFLDDVAVDKVQEFEKAMLQFIHDKHSGIASSIKESGEMSDEVTEKLEAAIKDFKQGWKPTA, from the coding sequence ATGAAATTCAACTCCGATGAGATTGCTTCGGTCTTGCAGCAAGAGATCGAGCAGTACGAGAGCAAGGTTGATGTCCGCGAAGTCGGAACGGTCTTGGAAGTTGGCGACGGTATCGCTCGCGTTTACGGCCTTTCGGGCGTAATGGCTGGCGAGATGGTCGAATTTCCCAACGGTTCGATCGGGTTGGCTTTTAACTTGGAAGAAAGCAGCGTCGGTGTGATCATCTTGGGTGATTACCTGACCATCGAAGAAGGCGACGAAGTCAAGGCGTTGGGCAAGCTGTTGAGCGTCCCCGCTGGCGACGCCGTTGCCGGTCGCGTGCTCGATCCGCTGGGCAACCCAATGGACGGCAAGGGCCCCGTGCAATCCGACATTCGCCGCGACGTGGAAGTCATCGCGACGGGCGTTTCCGAACGTCAACCGGTTCACGAGCCACTGCAGACCGGTATCAAAGCGATCGACGCGATGACACCGATCGGCCGCGGTCAACGCGAACTGATCATTGGTGACCGTAAGACCGGCAAGACCGCGGTTGCGATCGACGCGATCATCAACCAAAAGGGAACCGGCGTTAAGTGCTTCTACGTCGCGATCGGCCAGAAGGACAGTGCGGTTGCGACCGTCGTCGACGCGTTGGAAAAGCACGGCGCGATGGACTACACCACGATCATCGTCGCCGGTGCGAGTGCTCCTGCACCGCTGCAGTATGTCGCTCCTTACGCCGGTACCGCGATGGCCGAACACTTCATGTTCAACGGCCAGCACGCGTTGATCGTATATGACGATCTCAGCAAGCAAGCGGTCGCTTATCGCCAGATGTCGTTGCTGATGCGTCGTCCGCCAGGCCGCGAAGCGTTCCCCGGTGACGTTTTCTATTGCCACAGCCGTTTGTTGGAACGATCCAGCAAGCTGAACGATGCGCTTGGTGGCGGATCGTTGACCAGCCTGCCGATCATCGAAACGCTCGAAGGCGAAGTTTCGGCTTACATCCCAACCAACGTGATTTCGATCACCGACGGCCAGATCTACCTGCAACCCGACTTGTTCTTCGCAGGTGTCCGTCCCGCGATGAACGCCGGTATTTCGGTTTCTCGCGTGGGTGGTGCCGCTCAGATCAAAGCGATGAAGAAGGTCGCCGGTGGTTTGCGTCTGCAATTGGCAGCCTTCCGTGCTCTCGAAGCGTTCGCTCAATTGGGTACCGACCTCGATGCGGCGACGCAACAAGAGTTGGATCGCGGTTACCGAATGGTCGAACTGCTGAAGCAGCCTCAGTACTCGCCGTTGGATGTTTCGCTGCAGGTGATCAGCTTGTACGCCGGTACGAAGGGCTTCCTGGACGATGTTGCTGTCGACAAGGTTCAAGAGTTCGAAAAAGCGATGTTGCAGTTCATTCACGACAAGCACAGCGGAATCGCATCGAGCATCAAGGAATCGGGCGAGATGTCGGATGAAGTGACCGAGAAGCTGGAAGCAGCGATCAAAGATTTCAAGCAAGGCTGGAAGCCCACTGCGTAA
- the atpH gene encoding ATP synthase F1 subunit delta: protein MNESAKHETVLDTGALQLGRVYAQALIGAAMKEGVTDDAIEQLGQLVDDVLSQHPTLASVFASPRVSQEEKSRILDSLLGDKVHPVLLRFLKVVAGRGRLGYLNEIRYSADELKNEMMGRVVAEVRTALPLTDELRQSVQQRLADKLGKDVVLKETVDPQLIGGLVVRVGDTVIDSSVAGQLESLSQRARDGLASKLIANADSFASGS from the coding sequence ATGAACGAATCTGCCAAGCATGAGACGGTGCTGGACACCGGAGCTTTGCAACTTGGGCGTGTCTATGCTCAAGCGTTAATCGGCGCGGCCATGAAAGAAGGCGTGACGGATGACGCGATCGAGCAGTTGGGCCAGTTGGTCGACGATGTTCTGTCGCAGCATCCGACGCTGGCCTCGGTTTTCGCCTCGCCAAGGGTCAGCCAGGAAGAGAAGTCGCGGATCTTGGACAGCCTGCTTGGTGACAAGGTGCATCCGGTGCTGCTTCGCTTTTTGAAGGTGGTCGCCGGCCGCGGTCGGTTGGGCTACCTGAACGAAATTCGCTACTCGGCGGATGAGCTGAAAAACGAGATGATGGGACGCGTGGTTGCGGAGGTGCGAACTGCGCTGCCGTTGACCGACGAACTGCGCCAGAGCGTTCAACAACGCTTGGCAGACAAGCTCGGCAAGGATGTTGTTTTGAAGGAAACGGTCGACCCGCAGCTGATCGGCGGCTTGGTCGTTCGGGTTGGCGACACCGTGATCGATTCGAGTGTCGCAGGGCAATTGGAATCGCTGTCGCAGCGAGCTCGCGATGGTTTGGCCAGTAAGTTGATTGCCAATGCCGATTCGTTCGCCAGCGGATCGTAA
- the atpF gene encoding F0F1 ATP synthase subunit B, giving the protein MKLIRSSCLTALWLTLAMAIVAPAACMAADEPAAKAEAASDHESHGHDDSDHEQGHAETPFLLKADPGAALWNLAIFAVVFLVLTKFIWPPILEGLQAREAKIHDDLTDAERARSTANAMLSEYQTKLDDAQTQVQSMLAEARRDAEQSKQSIIDEAKAEANRQRDRAVAEIQSAKTVAIGELASHSSSIALQLARQVVGRELNESDHADLIRKSLDNLPSNN; this is encoded by the coding sequence ATGAAGTTAATTCGCTCGAGTTGCCTGACGGCACTATGGCTTACGTTGGCGATGGCAATCGTCGCGCCCGCTGCCTGCATGGCGGCGGACGAACCAGCGGCAAAGGCTGAAGCCGCGTCGGATCACGAATCGCACGGTCACGACGACTCGGATCACGAACAAGGACACGCGGAAACGCCGTTTTTGTTGAAGGCCGATCCGGGTGCCGCGCTTTGGAACTTGGCGATCTTTGCTGTTGTGTTCTTGGTGTTGACGAAGTTTATCTGGCCTCCGATCCTCGAAGGTTTGCAAGCTCGTGAAGCCAAGATCCACGACGACCTGACCGACGCCGAACGCGCCCGATCGACCGCCAACGCGATGTTGTCCGAATATCAAACGAAATTGGACGACGCGCAGACTCAGGTGCAATCGATGTTGGCCGAAGCACGTCGCGATGCGGAGCAATCCAAGCAAAGCATCATCGACGAAGCCAAAGCCGAAGCCAATCGCCAACGCGATCGTGCGGTTGCTGAAATTCAATCCGCCAAGACCGTCGCAATCGGCGAACTGGCAAGCCACTCGTCGTCGATTGCGTTGCAGTTGGCCCGGCAAGTGGTTGGGCGGGAGTTGAACGAAAGCGATCACGCCGATTTGATTCGCAAGTCGCTGGACAATCTGCCCAGCAACAACTGA
- the atpE gene encoding ATP synthase F0 subunit C codes for MLDFMMLLAQSSELGKMGAGLGMGLVILGASLGIGRIGGTAVDAIARQPEAGGRIGTNMLIAAALIEGVTVIALILEYILN; via the coding sequence ATGTTGGACTTCATGATGTTGCTGGCACAATCGTCAGAATTGGGCAAGATGGGCGCTGGATTGGGCATGGGCCTTGTGATCCTGGGCGCTAGCCTTGGCATCGGACGCATCGGCGGCACCGCTGTCGACGCGATCGCACGCCAACCCGAAGCGGGTGGACGTATCGGTACAAACATGCTGATCGCTGCCGCTCTGATCGAAGGTGTGACCGTGATCGCGTTGATTCTCGAGTACATTCTCAATTAG
- the atpB gene encoding F0F1 ATP synthase subunit A → MLNISLLAAGHGPVDHVVPHTLHSEPLFSWQVGGPDYNNRWLNIQNGVYDFYITNHMVMTLVAAVLVVLVFAWVSRRVRPVGPGLTKYQTRGRGAQLFELLCTFIRDEVARPNLKGLTDKYIYYVWTIFFFILFANILGLIPFGPILRLLTNDSGWEHWGGTATSNLGLNLVLAMASFVAIIVIGIREQGVVHFLAHFNPVGWDWKSPMIGMGLMMFVLEWMGLMIKCTVLAMRLFGTMMAGHLVIAAFIALIFDAAANGAVMGYGVGLAVLFGGVVLTLLELFICALQAFIFTFLTVLFISAGAVGEHDHDHEENPLSDESQMDVDKMIRPQDLRPVTA, encoded by the coding sequence ATGCTAAATATTTCATTGCTCGCAGCGGGGCACGGCCCTGTTGATCATGTCGTCCCGCACACACTGCACTCCGAGCCGCTGTTTTCGTGGCAGGTTGGTGGACCCGATTACAACAATCGCTGGTTGAATATCCAAAACGGCGTCTACGACTTTTACATCACCAACCACATGGTGATGACGCTCGTCGCGGCGGTGTTGGTTGTCTTGGTCTTCGCATGGGTCTCGCGCCGCGTGCGCCCCGTCGGTCCCGGATTGACAAAATATCAAACCCGCGGTCGCGGTGCTCAGTTGTTTGAACTGCTGTGCACCTTCATCCGCGATGAGGTCGCTCGTCCCAACCTGAAGGGACTGACCGATAAATACATCTACTATGTCTGGACGATCTTCTTCTTCATTCTGTTTGCCAACATCTTGGGGCTGATCCCGTTTGGGCCGATCCTGCGATTGTTGACCAATGATTCCGGTTGGGAGCATTGGGGCGGCACGGCGACCAGTAACCTGGGGTTGAACCTGGTGCTTGCGATGGCTTCGTTTGTCGCGATCATTGTGATCGGTATTCGTGAGCAGGGCGTCGTCCACTTTCTGGCTCACTTCAACCCCGTCGGTTGGGACTGGAAAAGTCCGATGATCGGCATGGGGTTGATGATGTTCGTGCTCGAATGGATGGGGCTGATGATCAAGTGCACCGTCCTTGCCATGCGTCTATTTGGGACGATGATGGCAGGTCACTTGGTGATCGCCGCGTTTATTGCTTTGATCTTTGACGCCGCTGCAAACGGAGCGGTGATGGGATATGGCGTCGGCCTGGCTGTCTTGTTTGGCGGTGTGGTGCTGACGTTGCTGGAATTGTTCATCTGTGCGTTGCAAGCGTTTATCTTCACGTTCTTGACCGTCTTGTTCATCTCCGCTGGTGCGGTGGGCGAACACGATCACGATCATGAAGAGAATCCGCTGAGCGACGAATCGCAGATGGATGTAGATAAGATGATTCGACCTCAAGACCTTCGGCCAGTGACGGCTTAG
- a CDS encoding AtpZ/AtpI family protein — MKSDDDKPNYLRFAGAGLELAGSMIVPAAIGYMIDSHFRWETPWGFLIGGILGFSAGMYNFIRLANKLNQ, encoded by the coding sequence GTGAAGTCTGATGATGACAAACCTAACTACTTGCGATTTGCCGGAGCGGGCCTGGAGCTAGCAGGCTCGATGATCGTCCCGGCGGCCATCGGTTACATGATTGATAGCCACTTCCGTTGGGAAACTCCCTGGGGTTTTTTGATCGGGGGCATTCTCGGTTTTTCCGCGGGGATGTACAACTTCATCCGATTGGCGAACAAGCTGAATCAATAA